In the genome of Candidatus Sulfotelmatobacter sp., the window GAGCGCATGTTTCGTGAGATTGCGGCGGCACGGGGTCCGGCAGCGAAGGCGGTGATGGTTCGCGATCTGCTTTCGCGGGCTACGCCGCTCGAAGCGAAGTACGTCGTGAAGATCATGACCGGCGATCTGCGGATCGGGCTGAAAGAGAGCCTGGTTGAGGAGGCGATTGCGCGAGCTTACGGGGGCACGTTGGCAGAAGTGCAGCGTGCCAATATGCTGCTGGGCGATCTCGGGGAGACGGTGCGGTTGGCGGCGCAGGGCAGGCTGGGCGAAGCGAAGATGCGGATGTTCCATCCGCTGGGATTCATGCTGGCCAGTCCGATTGAGTCGGCGGAAGAAGGGCTGAATTATTTTGCGGAAGCGGCGGTTGAAGATAAGTATGACGGCATTCGCGCGCAGGCGCATGTGGCGGAGGGCGAGGTGAAAATTTTTTCGCGCACGCGGGATGAAATCACGGAGTCGTTCCCCGAGTTGCCGGAGGCGCTGGCTGGGCTGCGGCAGGATGCGATTCTCGACGGAGAGATCGTTGCCTGGGAATATCCCGAACATCTTTCGGATGCGCGGGAAATAGTGGATGGCGCGGTTTCCGACGCCGGCGAGCGGAAGGCGATGAACCCGAATGCGATGGAAATGGATGCGATGAAGCTGGGCCGGGCGCGGCCATTTACTTTCCTTCAACAGAGGCTGGGAAGAAAGAAAGTCAGCGAGGAATTGCTGCGGGAGATTCCGGTGGCGTTCCTGGCATTCGATGTGCTTTATGCGGGCGGGGAGTTGGTGATGGATCGTCCGCTGCGGGAGCGGGCAGGGATTTTGGATGTATTGCTGGCTGAACGCAAAACCCTTAACCACAGAGGGCACAGAGGATCACAGGGGTTGCTCGGCTTCGAGAAGGGAGGATCGAAGTTCGCGGCTCAGGTTATTCGAGCACCCGTTTTCCGCGCGGCATCGCCTGACGAACTAGAAGTGCTTTTCGCCGCGGCGCAGGAGCGCGGGAATGAAGGGTTGATGATCAAGGATCTCGACTCGGTCTATTCTCCCGGCAAGCGCGGCAAGGCGTGGCTGAAGATGAAGCGGGAACTGGCGACGCTCGATGTGGTTGTGACCGCGGTCGAGTATGGGCACGGCAAGCGCATCGGCGTGCTCAGCGACTATACGTTTGCGGTCTGGGACAGAAGGGCAGACTCGAGTGAAGCCAAGCTCGTGAACATCGGCAAGGCCTATTCTGGTTTGACCGACGCCGAGATCGCCGAGATGACGCAGTGGTTTCTGGAGCACGCTGTTGAAGATCAGGGATTCAGGCTCGTAGTCGAGCCGAAGATCGTGCTGGAAGTGGCGTTCAACAATATGATGAAGTCCGACCGGCACGAGAGCGGATACGCGCTGCGGTTCCCGAGGATTGTGCGGCTGCGTCCGGATAAATCGGCGGAAGAGGCGGACACGCTGGAGCGGGCGCGGGAAATTTTCGAGAATCAGTAACTTTCAACCATCTAGTCGACATCTTGGCTTTCGCGCCGCGCCCGTTGAGCGTGAGATCCCTTCGACTTCGCTCAGGGCAGGCTCTTCGCTCCGCCTGAAAAACGGCTGCACTCAGGATGACACCGCAGTCCGGAAAGCCAAACTTCACCACTGCCAATCAATAATCAATGAGACATAGACGTTGCCGACGCGGCGACGCATACCCAAGAACCGCCCCGGCTGACCCAGGTATCGACGAAACGATCGCGCTCAACGTAAGACTTGCCGTTCTTGACTTCCCTTCTGCGAAAGACTCCGGTGGCGACGGCGACGTCGCCGAACACATAGACGGAAATCGATTCAGGCTCGGCTTGTTGTTCGTCGGATGGGGCCGAGGCGTCGATGCTCGCGAGAAATCCCGAACGGGATTGAAGACTGCCATCGTCATTCACGAGAACGATCGAGTCGTGCAGGATTTCAGTCAGCGCTTTCTTATCGCGAAACTTATAGGCCTGATTCCAGGCCTTCTCGAGGGCGATGATTTTGGACACTGCGGCATCCGATTTGTCCTGGGCGGCAAGCGGGGCGACCGGGATTAAAGCGGCGAAGATTAAGCCCAAGGCATAGGGATACATCAGCTTCATAAAACGACTATCGGCTGGGATGGGGATGTGCTTGAGCATTTGAGCTTTCTTGTAACGATCGGATTTCGGCAAAGTCAAAACCGGCGCGGCAGGCGGCACGGGTTCCCACTCTTCGCAAAGAA includes:
- a CDS encoding ATP-dependent DNA ligase yields the protein MLKFATTCEAIAGTTKKLLKTGIVADYLKSRTIEEAAVSAVFLSGRAFPAWEETTLQVGGRALWRIVEKLSGKDEGVLTAAYRKHGDLGAVAGEMLFPREGQGLDLLAVERMFREIAAARGPAAKAVMVRDLLSRATPLEAKYVVKIMTGDLRIGLKESLVEEAIARAYGGTLAEVQRANMLLGDLGETVRLAAQGRLGEAKMRMFHPLGFMLASPIESAEEGLNYFAEAAVEDKYDGIRAQAHVAEGEVKIFSRTRDEITESFPELPEALAGLRQDAILDGEIVAWEYPEHLSDAREIVDGAVSDAGERKAMNPNAMEMDAMKLGRARPFTFLQQRLGRKKVSEELLREIPVAFLAFDVLYAGGELVMDRPLRERAGILDVLLAERKTLNHRGHRGSQGLLGFEKGGSKFAAQVIRAPVFRAASPDELEVLFAAAQERGNEGLMIKDLDSVYSPGKRGKAWLKMKRELATLDVVVTAVEYGHGKRIGVLSDYTFAVWDRRADSSEAKLVNIGKAYSGLTDAEIAEMTQWFLEHAVEDQGFRLVVEPKIVLEVAFNNMMKSDRHESGYALRFPRIVRLRPDKSAEEADTLERAREIFENQ
- a CDS encoding nuclear transport factor 2 family protein yields the protein MPWARAFDFTGAINIEGAAYCVLCEEWEPVPPAAPVLTLPKSDRYKKAQMLKHIPIPADSRFMKLMYPYALGLIFAALIPVAPLAAQDKSDAAVSKIIALEKAWNQAYKFRDKKALTEILHDSIVLVNDDGSLQSRSGFLASIDASAPSDEQQAEPESISVYVFGDVAVATGVFRRREVKNGKSYVERDRFVDTWVSRGGSWVCVAASATSMSH